One window of Myxocyprinus asiaticus isolate MX2 ecotype Aquarium Trade chromosome 4, UBuf_Myxa_2, whole genome shotgun sequence genomic DNA carries:
- the LOC127432982 gene encoding ribose-phosphate pyrophosphokinase 1-like isoform X2: MPNIKIFSGSSHPDLSQKIADRLGLELGKVVTKKFSNQETCVEIGESVRGEDVYIVQSGCGEINDNLMELLIMINACKIASASRVTAVIPCFPYARQDKKDKSRAPISAKLVANMLSVAGADHIITMDLHASQIQGFFDIPVDNLYAEPAVLKWIKENINEWKNCTIVSPDAGGAKRVTSIADRLNVDFALIHKERKKANEVDRMVLVGDAKDRVAILVDDMADTCGTICHAADKLVSAGATKVFAILTHGIFSGPAISRINNANFEAVVVTNTIPQEDKIKHCSKIQVIDISMILAEAIRRTHNGESVSYLFSHVPL, encoded by the exons ATGCCAAACATCAAGATTTTTAGCGGCAGTTCGCATCCGGATCTGTCGCAGAAGATCGCGGACCGACTGGGACTCGAGTTGGGGAAAGTTGTCACCAAAAAATTTAGCAACCAAGAAACCTG tgtagagATTGGAGAAAGTGTGCGTGGGGAAGATGTCTATATTGTCCAGAGTGGCTGTGGGGAGATCAACGACAATCTCATGGAGCTGCTGATCATGATCAATGCATGTAAGATCGCGTCAGCGTCCAGAGTCACAGCGGTCATTCCCTGCTTCCCCTACGCTCGGCAGGACAAGAAGGACAAG AGTCGGGCTCCTATCTCAGCCAAGCTGGTCGCTAATATGCTGTCTGTGGCCGGAGCAGACCACATCATTACTATGGACCTACACGCCTCTCAAATTCag GGGTTCTTTGACATCCCGGTTGATAACCTATATGCTGAGCCGGCAGTTCTCAAATGGATAAAAGAAAACATCAATGAATGGAAGAATTGCACCATTGTTTCTCCTGATGCTGGTGGAGCAAAGAG AGTGACATCCATCGCTGATCGTCTGAACGTGGACTTTGCGTTGATCCATAAGGAGCGGAAGAAGGCGAATGAGGTAGATCGGATGGTGCTGGTTGGGGATGCGAAAGACAGAGTGGCCATTTTAGTGGATGACATGGCAGACACGTGTGGGACGATATGTCATGCGGCTGACAA ACTGGTGTCTGCTGGAGCCACTAAAGTGTTCGCTATCTTGACTCATGGTATCTTCTCTGGGCCTGCCATTTCTCGGATCAACAATGCCAACTTTGAGGCCGTCGTGGTCACCAACACAATTCCACAGGAGGACAAAATCAAACACTGCAGCAAGATTCAG
- the LOC127432982 gene encoding ribose-phosphate pyrophosphokinase 1-like isoform X1 — translation MPNIKIFSGSSHPDLSQKIADRLGLELGKVVTKKFSNQETCVEIGESVRGEDVYIVQSGCGEINDNLMELLIMINACKIASASRVTAVIPCFPYARQDKKDKVGSRAPISAKLVANMLSVAGADHIITMDLHASQIQGFFDIPVDNLYAEPAVLKWIKENINEWKNCTIVSPDAGGAKRVTSIADRLNVDFALIHKERKKANEVDRMVLVGDAKDRVAILVDDMADTCGTICHAADKLVSAGATKVFAILTHGIFSGPAISRINNANFEAVVVTNTIPQEDKIKHCSKIQVIDISMILAEAIRRTHNGESVSYLFSHVPL, via the exons ATGCCAAACATCAAGATTTTTAGCGGCAGTTCGCATCCGGATCTGTCGCAGAAGATCGCGGACCGACTGGGACTCGAGTTGGGGAAAGTTGTCACCAAAAAATTTAGCAACCAAGAAACCTG tgtagagATTGGAGAAAGTGTGCGTGGGGAAGATGTCTATATTGTCCAGAGTGGCTGTGGGGAGATCAACGACAATCTCATGGAGCTGCTGATCATGATCAATGCATGTAAGATCGCGTCAGCGTCCAGAGTCACAGCGGTCATTCCCTGCTTCCCCTACGCTCGGCAGGACAAGAAGGACAAGGTGGGG AGTCGGGCTCCTATCTCAGCCAAGCTGGTCGCTAATATGCTGTCTGTGGCCGGAGCAGACCACATCATTACTATGGACCTACACGCCTCTCAAATTCag GGGTTCTTTGACATCCCGGTTGATAACCTATATGCTGAGCCGGCAGTTCTCAAATGGATAAAAGAAAACATCAATGAATGGAAGAATTGCACCATTGTTTCTCCTGATGCTGGTGGAGCAAAGAG AGTGACATCCATCGCTGATCGTCTGAACGTGGACTTTGCGTTGATCCATAAGGAGCGGAAGAAGGCGAATGAGGTAGATCGGATGGTGCTGGTTGGGGATGCGAAAGACAGAGTGGCCATTTTAGTGGATGACATGGCAGACACGTGTGGGACGATATGTCATGCGGCTGACAA ACTGGTGTCTGCTGGAGCCACTAAAGTGTTCGCTATCTTGACTCATGGTATCTTCTCTGGGCCTGCCATTTCTCGGATCAACAATGCCAACTTTGAGGCCGTCGTGGTCACCAACACAATTCCACAGGAGGACAAAATCAAACACTGCAGCAAGATTCAG